One genomic window of Moorella glycerini includes the following:
- the spo0A gene encoding sporulation transcription factor Spo0A — protein sequence MKEPIKVLIADDNREFCEVLEEFFNEQQDFILSGIAHNGHETLQLIREQEPDVVILDIIMPHLDGIGVLEQLHALNYEPRPKIVILTALGQENMTMRSMELGADYYILKPFDLEVLGNRLRQLANGQALPAAPAQANRGGRNMDVEVTRIIHQMGVPAHIKGYQYLREAILMVIDDISLLGAVTKELYPLVARKFMTTPSRVERAIRHAIELAWDRGNVEMMNKFFGYTINVERGKPTNSEFIAMIADKLRIGAKIN from the coding sequence ATGAAAGAACCTATTAAAGTATTAATTGCCGATGATAATCGGGAATTTTGTGAAGTACTGGAGGAATTCTTTAATGAGCAGCAGGATTTTATTTTATCGGGGATAGCCCACAATGGCCATGAAACCCTGCAACTTATCCGGGAACAGGAGCCGGACGTGGTGATTCTAGATATAATCATGCCCCATCTCGACGGCATTGGTGTCCTGGAACAGCTCCATGCTTTAAACTACGAACCGCGGCCGAAGATAGTCATCCTGACGGCCTTGGGCCAGGAGAACATGACCATGCGTTCCATGGAGCTGGGAGCTGATTACTACATACTTAAACCCTTTGACCTGGAAGTGCTTGGCAACCGCTTGCGCCAGCTGGCCAACGGGCAGGCCTTGCCGGCAGCACCAGCCCAGGCAAACCGCGGTGGCCGTAATATGGATGTTGAAGTAACCAGGATCATCCACCAGATGGGGGTGCCGGCCCACATTAAGGGTTATCAATACTTACGGGAAGCTATCCTGATGGTCATAGATGACATCAGCCTCCTGGGTGCGGTGACGAAAGAACTTTATCCCCTGGTGGCGCGTAAATTTATGACCACTCCCAGCCGGGTAGAGCGCGCCATCCGCCATGCCATCGAGCTGGCCTGGGACCGGGGCAACGTGGAGATGATGAATAAATTCTTCGGTTATACTATTAATGTAGAACGGGGCAAACCGACCAACTCGGAATTTATTGCCATGATCGCCGATAAACTGAGAATAGGGGCCAAGATAAATTAA
- the spoIVB gene encoding SpoIVB peptidase produces MPLKRLGRQVLGLVLAAVLLYGGMLPPVRGFFSLPQMQRLSTATPFKLNWELPPGLARQVEIQVNSLDQTSTAGQGRPGWWQLQLKLFGLIPLKNITVQMVQPVSVFPGGQAIGVLLKTEGVMVVGQAAVRDGQGNMLYPARQAGLETGDTIVAIDGQKVSSDQEVASLIDAAGRANRPLSLTVRRDERLFSMNVRPLYCQETGRYRIGIFVRDSTAGVGTLTFYDQDKSIFGALGHIVTGSDGQAGMNISGGRIVAAAIQGIHQGRRGQPGEKIGVFLENSSFSGIIQKNTTVGIFGTITGNIPGFFTSPLPVALAETVHPGAAEILTVVEGEKVEKFQVEIERVMPHQRASGRGLVLRITDPRLLALTGGIIQGMSGSPILQDGQLVGGVTHVFINDPTRGYGVLAEWMIQETDLVSPTRGTAVESPGDLHIMEVNVG; encoded by the coding sequence GTGCCCTTGAAACGCCTGGGGCGCCAGGTTCTCGGCCTGGTGCTGGCGGCAGTGTTATTGTATGGAGGAATGCTCCCGCCAGTACGCGGCTTTTTTTCTCTGCCCCAGATGCAACGCCTGTCTACGGCAACGCCTTTTAAGTTGAACTGGGAACTACCGCCAGGCCTGGCCCGGCAGGTAGAAATACAGGTTAACAGCCTTGATCAAACCAGTACCGCCGGCCAGGGCCGCCCGGGCTGGTGGCAGTTACAATTAAAATTATTTGGCCTCATTCCCTTAAAAAATATTACCGTGCAGATGGTCCAGCCGGTCAGCGTCTTTCCCGGCGGCCAGGCCATTGGTGTCCTGCTAAAAACAGAAGGGGTAATGGTAGTGGGCCAGGCAGCCGTAAGGGACGGCCAGGGCAACATGCTTTACCCGGCGCGGCAGGCCGGGCTGGAAACAGGTGATACCATCGTGGCTATTGATGGCCAGAAGGTAAGCAGTGACCAGGAAGTGGCCTCCCTGATCGATGCTGCCGGCCGGGCCAATCGCCCTTTAAGTTTAACGGTCAGGAGGGATGAACGCCTGTTCAGCATGAATGTCCGTCCCCTGTACTGCCAGGAGACGGGTCGTTACCGGATCGGCATCTTTGTCCGGGATAGTACCGCCGGTGTCGGGACGTTAACTTTTTATGACCAGGACAAGAGTATCTTTGGCGCTTTAGGGCATATCGTTACCGGCAGCGATGGCCAGGCGGGAATGAATATCAGCGGTGGCCGGATTGTCGCGGCAGCCATCCAGGGGATACACCAGGGGAGGCGGGGCCAGCCGGGGGAAAAAATAGGTGTATTCCTGGAAAACAGCAGCTTTAGTGGCATAATCCAGAAGAATACCACAGTTGGCATATTTGGAACAATAACGGGTAATATTCCCGGTTTTTTTACCTCGCCTTTGCCGGTTGCCCTGGCGGAGACGGTGCACCCGGGAGCGGCCGAGATCTTAACCGTAGTTGAGGGAGAAAAGGTAGAAAAGTTTCAGGTGGAAATTGAACGGGTTATGCCCCACCAGCGAGCCAGTGGCAGGGGGCTGGTCCTACGTATAACCGATCCCCGGCTACTGGCCTTAACGGGAGGCATTATCCAGGGTATGAGCGGCAGTCCCATTCTCCAGGATGGGCAACTGGTGGGGGGCGTAACCCATGTGTTTATTAACGATCCTACCAGGGGGTATGGAGTGCTGGCCGAATGGATGATCCAGGAAACAGATCTTGTCTCACCAACCAGGGGAACTGCTGTCGAATCCCCTGGAGATTTACATATAATGGAAGTAAATGTTGGATAA
- the recN gene encoding DNA repair protein RecN — MLQELQIENFALIESLQLDLEPGLTVLTGETGAGKSIIVDAVGLLVGARASAEYIRAGCERAVVRGLFQAANIPGLEEILAGFGVPVEADGSLLLSREISRSGRHSCRVNGRSLTLSMYQTIGQMLVDIHGQHAYQSILRPASQMDLLDGVAGLTELRAQVKELYLAWQNLQNDLAELGGDAAAGERQRDLLTYQLKEIAAANLSPGEDAELLREREILNNAARLAEGAAGIYAALFEEEGRAAYDRISQAAAELEAMAAIDAALKPWQNLLEAAAAQVEEVARGIRRYGEKLDYDPQRLKQLEERLELIKNLKRKYGADIPAILRYQAEAAAALEGLEQRVARAAALEKEIAAAEARYREAALRLRRQRLEAAQKLAAEITSVLHDLAMPAARVTIACTEASRPGPAGMDTITFLFQPNPGEGSRPLAQITSGGEMARVMLACKSILAGVDAVPTLIFDEIDAGVGGAAARAVARTLAAIGQRHQVLCITHSAQLAGVAGQHYRVAKVVQGGRTFTRVEKLQGEARVEELARLLSGEASPIAREHAVALLEQARAKK; from the coding sequence ATGCTCCAGGAACTGCAAATCGAAAATTTTGCCCTGATCGAATCCCTGCAGCTGGACCTGGAACCGGGGCTAACAGTACTCACGGGAGAAACCGGCGCCGGCAAGTCCATCATTGTCGATGCCGTAGGGCTTCTGGTGGGGGCGCGGGCTTCAGCGGAGTATATTCGCGCCGGGTGCGAACGGGCCGTAGTGCGCGGGCTCTTCCAGGCTGCTAACATACCGGGACTGGAAGAAATCCTGGCCGGGTTTGGTGTGCCGGTGGAGGCTGACGGGAGCCTTTTACTCAGCCGGGAAATCAGCCGCAGCGGCCGGCACAGCTGCCGGGTTAATGGCCGCAGTCTCACTTTAAGTATGTACCAGACAATTGGCCAGATGCTGGTAGATATCCACGGCCAGCACGCCTACCAGTCCATTCTCAGGCCAGCCTCTCAGATGGACCTGCTTGACGGCGTGGCGGGCTTAACGGAGCTGCGGGCTCAAGTCAAAGAACTTTACCTGGCCTGGCAAAATTTACAAAATGATCTGGCGGAACTCGGCGGCGACGCCGCGGCAGGGGAACGGCAGCGCGACCTGTTAACTTACCAGCTAAAGGAAATAGCCGCCGCCAATTTAAGCCCGGGTGAAGATGCAGAATTACTCCGGGAACGGGAGATCCTAAATAATGCTGCCAGGCTGGCTGAGGGGGCAGCAGGGATTTACGCCGCCCTTTTTGAGGAAGAAGGCAGGGCGGCTTATGACCGTATCAGCCAGGCGGCGGCAGAACTGGAGGCCATGGCTGCCATTGACGCTGCCCTTAAACCCTGGCAGAATTTGCTGGAAGCTGCCGCCGCCCAGGTGGAAGAGGTAGCCCGCGGCATCCGCCGTTACGGGGAAAAGCTGGACTACGACCCGCAAAGATTAAAACAGCTTGAGGAACGCCTGGAATTGATTAAAAACTTAAAGCGTAAATATGGGGCTGATATTCCGGCCATTTTGCGCTACCAGGCGGAAGCGGCAGCGGCTTTAGAGGGCCTGGAGCAGAGGGTGGCCAGGGCTGCGGCCCTGGAAAAAGAAATCGCTGCCGCTGAAGCCAGGTACCGGGAAGCAGCCCTGCGTTTACGCCGGCAGCGCCTGGAGGCAGCGCAAAAATTAGCTGCCGAGATAACCTCTGTATTGCACGACCTGGCCATGCCGGCGGCCCGGGTAACGATAGCCTGCACGGAAGCCTCCCGGCCGGGACCCGCAGGTATGGATACGATAACTTTTCTCTTCCAGCCCAACCCCGGGGAAGGGAGCCGTCCCCTAGCCCAGATTACCTCGGGCGGGGAAATGGCCCGGGTAATGCTGGCCTGCAAGAGTATTTTAGCCGGTGTCGATGCGGTACCAACTTTGATTTTTGACGAAATCGATGCCGGGGTGGGCGGTGCTGCCGCCCGCGCGGTGGCCAGAACCCTGGCGGCCATTGGCCAGCGCCACCAGGTGCTCTGCATTACCCACTCGGCGCAGCTGGCCGGTGTTGCCGGGCAGCATTACCGGGTGGCCAAGGTTGTCCAGGGCGGGCGTACCTTTACCAGGGTAGAAAAATTACAGGGCGAGGCCCGGGTGGAAGAACTGGCCCGGTTATTATCCGGGGAAGCGAGTCCGATTGCCAGGGAGCATGCGGTCGCTCTTTTAGAACAGGCCCGGGCCAAAAAATGA
- the argR gene encoding arginine repressor, with protein sequence MTKARRQQLILEIIASKPVTTQEQLARELHQHGLKVTQATVSRDIKELGLVKVPAGENLYHYVAPPGQPLVNAYGRLQRLFEDSVVKVDDSENLILIRTLPGTAHAVASCLDSLAWPEIIGTVAGDDTILVIVKPKGAVATVLKRFEELREG encoded by the coding sequence ATGACGAAAGCCAGGCGCCAGCAGTTGATTCTGGAAATTATAGCCAGCAAGCCGGTAACTACCCAGGAACAGCTGGCCCGGGAATTGCACCAGCACGGCCTTAAAGTGACCCAGGCTACCGTTTCCCGGGATATAAAGGAACTGGGCCTGGTGAAAGTGCCGGCAGGGGAGAACCTCTATCACTACGTGGCACCGCCAGGACAGCCCCTGGTCAATGCTTACGGCCGGTTGCAGCGCCTCTTTGAAGATTCCGTGGTTAAAGTAGACGACAGTGAGAATTTGATTTTAATCCGCACCCTGCCGGGGACGGCCCATGCCGTTGCCTCCTGCCTGGATAGCCTGGCCTGGCCGGAGATCATCGGGACGGTAGCCGGGGATGATACCATCCTGGTCATTGTTAAACCCAAAGGAGCTGTGGCTACGGTTTTAAAGCGCTTTGAGGAGCTCAGGGAAGGGTGA
- a CDS encoding NAD(+)/NADH kinase has translation MQRIGMVANLDKPRVREVALELMDYLEGRGVRAVVSTSKAAALGCPEKGVPEKELAGADCLLALGGDGTLLRAARIVAGAATPILGVNLGHLGFLTEIELAELYPALDKLLAGDYRLEERMMLHGTVRRPDQALNCQALNDVVITKGAFSRMLRLEVYIGPAYLDTYPADGLIVSSPTGSTAYSLSAGGPLVSPELQVMILTPICPHTLYSRPLVVPGEQQIRVHVHAQGAEVMLTVDGQQGWHLENGDVITVTRAGVPTCLIRLKNNTFYSLVREKLREGGNRQYDESQAPAVDSGNYSQQAGNYPGTAGPGIAPARP, from the coding sequence TTGCAGCGGATTGGCATGGTGGCCAACCTGGATAAGCCGAGGGTAAGGGAAGTAGCCCTGGAACTCATGGACTACCTGGAAGGCCGGGGCGTGCGGGCAGTGGTATCCACCAGCAAAGCTGCCGCCCTGGGTTGCCCGGAAAAAGGCGTACCGGAAAAAGAGCTGGCAGGTGCCGATTGCCTTTTAGCTCTAGGTGGTGATGGCACCCTCCTGCGGGCGGCGCGGATAGTTGCCGGTGCCGCCACGCCCATTCTCGGCGTCAACCTGGGCCACCTGGGGTTTTTAACAGAAATTGAACTGGCTGAACTTTATCCCGCCCTGGATAAGCTCCTGGCCGGTGATTACCGCCTGGAAGAGCGGATGATGCTCCACGGTACCGTCAGGCGACCAGACCAGGCGTTAAACTGCCAGGCCTTAAATGACGTGGTAATTACTAAGGGTGCCTTTTCCCGCATGCTCCGCCTGGAGGTTTATATTGGCCCGGCTTACCTGGATACTTACCCGGCCGACGGCCTCATTGTCTCCTCACCTACGGGTTCGACGGCTTATTCCCTGTCGGCCGGTGGCCCCCTGGTATCACCGGAACTGCAAGTGATGATTTTAACACCCATCTGTCCCCATACCCTTTACAGCCGGCCCCTGGTTGTACCCGGGGAACAGCAGATCAGGGTCCATGTCCACGCCCAGGGAGCGGAAGTCATGCTTACTGTTGACGGCCAGCAGGGATGGCACCTGGAAAACGGGGACGTCATTACCGTTACCCGGGCGGGAGTACCTACGTGCCTGATACGTTTAAAAAATAACACCTTTTACAGCCTGGTACGGGAAAAATTGCGGGAAGGGGGGAACCGGCAGTATGACGAAAGCCAGGCGCCAGCAGTTGATTCTGGAAATTATAGCCAGCAAGCCGGTAACTACCCAGGAACAGCTGGCCCGGGAATTGCACCAGCACGGCCTTAA
- a CDS encoding TlyA family RNA methyltransferase has translation MARQRIDLLLVQRGLFASRQQARAAIMAGEVLVNNVPVDKPGERVPVEAEIRLTGQPLPYVSRGGLKLEKALKVFNIDLRDKIILDVGASTGGFTDCALKHGAARVYAVDVGYGQLAWSLRQDPRVTVLERTNARYLERATLGELVDVATIDVAFISLAKILPAVLRCLKPEGEIIALVKPQFEAGPGRVGKKGVVRDPAVHREVLKEVMTGAAGLGLKIYGLTCSPISGPEGNLEFLLWLGLKGQGLAPGEWQPLIEQVVAEAHQEVR, from the coding sequence GTGGCTAGACAACGAATAGACCTCCTGCTGGTGCAGCGGGGACTGTTTGCCAGCCGCCAGCAGGCACGGGCGGCCATTATGGCTGGCGAGGTGCTGGTCAACAATGTCCCGGTAGACAAGCCCGGGGAGAGGGTCCCGGTTGAGGCGGAGATACGCCTCACCGGCCAGCCCCTGCCTTACGTCAGCCGCGGCGGTTTAAAGCTGGAGAAGGCCCTAAAGGTTTTTAATATTGATTTACGCGATAAAATAATCCTGGATGTAGGCGCGTCCACCGGTGGCTTTACCGACTGTGCCCTTAAACACGGTGCCGCCCGGGTATATGCCGTTGATGTCGGTTACGGCCAGCTGGCCTGGTCGCTCCGCCAGGATCCCCGGGTAACTGTCCTGGAAAGGACCAACGCCCGTTACCTGGAACGGGCTACCCTGGGGGAGCTGGTTGACGTGGCCACTATTGATGTGGCCTTCATTTCCCTGGCGAAAATCCTCCCGGCCGTCCTCCGCTGCCTTAAACCGGAGGGGGAGATTATTGCCCTGGTCAAGCCCCAGTTTGAAGCCGGCCCGGGCCGGGTCGGTAAAAAGGGAGTTGTGCGCGACCCGGCCGTGCACCGGGAGGTTTTAAAAGAAGTAATGACCGGGGCAGCCGGGTTGGGTTTAAAAATCTATGGTTTAACCTGTTCCCCCATCAGCGGCCCGGAGGGTAACCTGGAATTTCTCCTCTGGCTGGGCTTAAAAGGCCAGGGCCTAGCACCAGGAGAATGGCAGCCCCTGATTGAACAGGTAGTAGCTGAAGCCCACCAGGAAGTGCGTTAG
- the dxs gene encoding 1-deoxy-D-xylulose-5-phosphate synthase, giving the protein MNLLDKIKEPADVKKLNNQELELLATEIRRELVRTVARTGGHLAPNLGVVELTLALHSVFDLPRDKIIWDVGHQCYVHKMLTGRRSQFSTLRQFGGLSGFPKRAESPYDTFDTGHSSTSISAALGIALARDLKGEDYQVVAVIGDGALTGGMAFEAMNHAGHLKASLIVVLNDNEMSISSPVGGMAAYLSRLRTDPMYSRGKEELENLLNRLPHVGPRVLKIIERMKDSFKYLVVPGMLFEELGFTYLGPIEGHNIARLKEVLQRARATRGPVLVHVITTKGKGYRPAETHPGRFHGVGPFDPDTGEPLTAGGPPTYTSVFGAELVRQGEKNNRLVAITAAMPEGTGLIPFARRFPKRFFDVGIAEQHALTMAAGLAAAGLKPVVAIYSTFLQRAVDQVIHDIALMELPVVLAIDRAGLVGEDGETHQGLFDLALLRSIPRMVIMAPKDEQELRHMLVTAIQHNGPAALRYPRGAGVGVPLTGAAQTLPIGKGEVLRQGRDVAILALGPLVYAALAAAGELAARGIEAAVINPRFVKPLDAELILTWAAKTGRLVTVEEHVLAGGFGSAVLELLAANGRERTRVQCLGVKDEFVPQGKPAVLREHLGLTPAGIIKAVQQVLEEEPMLTRHKLGTREISGG; this is encoded by the coding sequence ATGAACCTGCTGGATAAAATCAAGGAACCGGCTGATGTGAAAAAGCTGAATAACCAGGAACTCGAGTTGCTGGCCACGGAAATACGCCGGGAACTGGTCCGGACGGTGGCCCGCACCGGCGGCCACCTGGCGCCCAACCTGGGAGTAGTGGAATTGACCCTGGCCCTGCACAGTGTTTTTGATTTACCCCGGGATAAAATCATCTGGGACGTGGGCCACCAGTGCTATGTGCACAAGATGCTCACCGGCCGGCGCTCCCAGTTCAGCACTTTGCGCCAGTTTGGAGGCTTGAGCGGCTTTCCCAAGCGAGCCGAAAGCCCCTATGATACTTTTGATACAGGTCATAGCAGCACCTCTATTTCGGCCGCCTTAGGTATAGCCCTGGCCCGGGATTTAAAGGGTGAGGATTACCAGGTAGTGGCGGTCATTGGTGATGGTGCCCTGACGGGTGGCATGGCCTTTGAGGCCATGAATCATGCCGGTCACCTGAAGGCCAGCCTGATTGTGGTGCTCAATGATAATGAAATGTCCATCTCCAGCCCGGTAGGGGGCATGGCGGCCTACCTTTCCCGCCTGCGGACGGATCCCATGTACTCCCGGGGTAAGGAAGAACTGGAAAACCTCCTCAACCGCCTGCCCCATGTGGGCCCCCGGGTTTTAAAGATAATTGAGCGGATGAAGGATAGCTTTAAATACCTGGTCGTCCCGGGAATGCTTTTTGAGGAACTGGGTTTCACCTACCTGGGTCCCATTGAAGGCCACAACATTGCCCGGCTCAAAGAAGTACTGCAACGCGCCCGTGCTACCCGCGGGCCGGTTCTGGTCCATGTAATTACTACCAAAGGCAAAGGTTACCGGCCGGCTGAAACCCATCCCGGCCGCTTCCACGGCGTCGGCCCCTTTGACCCGGATACAGGCGAACCCTTAACTGCGGGGGGACCGCCGACTTATACCTCCGTTTTTGGCGCCGAACTGGTACGCCAGGGGGAAAAAAACAACCGCCTGGTGGCCATTACGGCGGCCATGCCCGAGGGTACCGGGCTCATTCCCTTTGCCCGGCGCTTCCCGAAACGCTTTTTTGATGTCGGCATTGCCGAGCAGCATGCCCTCACCATGGCCGCCGGCCTGGCGGCCGCGGGTTTAAAACCGGTAGTGGCCATTTACTCCACCTTTTTGCAGCGGGCCGTTGACCAGGTCATCCATGATATTGCCTTAATGGAACTACCGGTAGTTCTGGCCATTGACCGGGCCGGGCTGGTGGGTGAAGATGGGGAAACCCACCAGGGCCTCTTTGACCTGGCCCTGCTGCGCAGTATACCCCGGATGGTAATCATGGCTCCCAAAGACGAGCAGGAACTGCGGCACATGCTGGTTACAGCCATCCAGCACAACGGGCCGGCAGCCTTACGTTACCCCCGGGGTGCCGGTGTGGGTGTACCGTTAACTGGTGCGGCCCAGACCCTGCCTATCGGCAAAGGGGAGGTCCTGCGCCAGGGCAGGGATGTAGCCATCCTGGCCCTGGGCCCCCTGGTTTACGCCGCCCTGGCCGCCGCTGGAGAACTGGCCGCCCGGGGTATTGAAGCGGCAGTCATCAACCCGCGCTTTGTTAAACCCCTGGACGCGGAGCTAATTCTCACCTGGGCCGCTAAGACTGGCCGCCTGGTGACGGTTGAGGAACACGTCCTGGCCGGCGGTTTTGGTAGTGCCGTCCTGGAATTGCTGGCTGCTAACGGCAGGGAGAGGACGCGGGTGCAATGCCTGGGGGTTAAGGACGAGTTTGTCCCCCAGGGTAAACCGGCCGTTTTACGGGAACACTTAGGTTTGACGCCGGCGGGGATCATCAAGGCCGTCCAGCAGGTGCTGGAGGAAGAGCCGATGCTTACCAGGCATAAATTGGGTACCAGGGAGATTTCCGGTGGCTAG
- a CDS encoding CNNM domain-containing protein — MTRLQGRSSWKNALTMGGGTFFIALAVGYGSQVFLGRITSIILSFTLLLLIILAGIAFDIVGVATAAASEAPLHARAAKKIPGARQALGLLRNAERVASFSTDVVGDVCSTLSGAVGAVIILRLAGQHGAEDLLVSTLMTAVISAVTVGGKALGKGFALHQANDIIFFVGRVLYGVEKLTGWRPFNHAPQKGRRP, encoded by the coding sequence TTGACCAGATTACAAGGTCGTTCCTCCTGGAAAAATGCCCTGACCATGGGCGGGGGGACTTTTTTTATAGCCCTGGCCGTAGGCTATGGTTCCCAGGTATTTCTGGGTAGAATAACTTCCATAATTTTATCCTTTACCCTGTTGCTGTTAATTATCCTGGCCGGTATTGCCTTTGATATAGTTGGCGTAGCCACGGCGGCGGCCAGTGAGGCGCCCCTGCATGCCCGGGCGGCCAAAAAGATCCCCGGTGCCCGCCAGGCCCTGGGTTTACTGCGCAACGCCGAACGGGTGGCCAGCTTTTCCACCGACGTGGTGGGGGACGTTTGCAGTACCTTAAGCGGTGCGGTTGGGGCGGTTATTATCTTACGCCTGGCAGGCCAGCATGGGGCGGAAGACCTGCTGGTCAGTACCCTCATGACGGCCGTTATCTCGGCTGTGACTGTAGGAGGCAAAGCCCTGGGCAAGGGATTTGCCTTGCACCAGGCCAATGACATAATTTTTTTTGTGGGCCGGGTGTTGTACGGTGTGGAAAAACTAACCGGGTGGCGCCCCTTTAACCATGCACCCCAGAAAGGACGGCGGCCATGA
- a CDS encoding polyprenyl synthetase family protein → MRVTELESYLASRRQLVQEALEKSLPPAGSYPPAIHQAMRYSLFAGGKRLRPILVLAAGETAGSPPEPLLPAACAVELIHTYSLIHDDLPAMDNDDYRRGRLTCHKVFGEAIALLAGDALLTQAFAVLSQVPAGIPPAKVLQAIGELATAAGSQGMIGGQVVDMEAEGQPATLEIVNYIHTHKTGSLIRACLRLGGILAGAGEEQLDILTRYGENLGLAFQITDDILDIEGDFTRMGKKGGMDVARGKATYPACLGLKKAREIARELCAEAQSLARSLGPAAEPLFLLAGYVLNRQG, encoded by the coding sequence GTGAGGGTTACGGAGCTTGAAAGTTACCTGGCCTCCCGCCGGCAACTGGTCCAGGAAGCCTTAGAAAAGAGCCTGCCGCCGGCGGGGAGTTATCCGCCGGCCATTCACCAGGCCATGCGCTACAGCCTTTTTGCCGGAGGTAAGAGGTTAAGGCCTATCCTGGTCCTGGCGGCGGGCGAGACTGCAGGCAGTCCCCCGGAACCCCTGCTGCCGGCCGCCTGCGCGGTGGAGCTCATCCATACCTATTCTCTCATCCACGATGACCTGCCGGCGATGGATAATGATGACTATCGCCGCGGCCGGCTCACCTGTCATAAAGTTTTCGGTGAGGCCATCGCCCTACTGGCCGGGGATGCTCTCCTCACCCAGGCCTTTGCCGTTTTGAGCCAGGTGCCGGCCGGCATCCCGCCGGCGAAAGTTCTCCAGGCCATCGGGGAACTGGCCACCGCCGCCGGTAGCCAGGGGATGATTGGCGGCCAGGTAGTGGACATGGAGGCCGAGGGCCAGCCGGCGACCCTGGAAATAGTTAATTACATCCACACCCACAAGACCGGTAGCCTCATCCGCGCCTGCCTGCGCCTGGGCGGTATCCTGGCTGGTGCCGGTGAGGAACAGCTGGACATACTTACGCGCTATGGCGAAAACCTGGGGCTGGCTTTCCAGATAACCGACGACATTCTCGATATTGAGGGCGATTTTACCCGCATGGGTAAAAAAGGCGGGATGGATGTAGCCCGGGGCAAGGCAACCTACCCGGCCTGCTTAGGCCTGAAAAAGGCCCGGGAGATAGCCAGGGAACTCTGTGCCGAGGCGCAAAGTTTAGCCCGGTCCCTGGGCCCGGCTGCCGAACCTTTATTCCTCCTGGCCGGTTACGTTCTTAACCGGCAAGGATAG
- the xseB gene encoding exodeoxyribonuclease VII small subunit: MPEGEQLKFEEALQKLEGIVRALEGEGLTLEDSLAYYQEGIRLVRLCRQRLQEVEGKLQALLVQEGEVVLKEISLPGGEGYGA, from the coding sequence ATGCCTGAAGGCGAACAGCTGAAATTTGAAGAAGCCTTGCAGAAACTTGAGGGTATCGTCCGGGCCCTGGAAGGAGAAGGCCTGACCCTGGAAGATTCCCTGGCCTATTACCAGGAAGGGATCAGGCTGGTGCGCCTGTGCCGGCAGCGCCTCCAGGAAGTCGAGGGCAAACTCCAGGCACTCCTGGTCCAGGAAGGCGAAGTAGTACTGAAGGAAATCTCTCTACCCGGGGGTGAGGGTTACGGAGCTTGA